In Trichoderma asperellum chromosome 1, complete sequence, a single window of DNA contains:
- a CDS encoding uncharacterized protein (EggNog:ENOG41~TransMembrane:4 (o6-28i49-72o84-102i123-141o)) yields MTRSSLSITYFAFTALHFVCFALAITVCGLYGTDLQRAKKFDDYTNSKWVYAVVVGALSAATCALYFIPFIIEAGSIFVASWDAILFVLWITLFGVFGKLYIHENAHGNGNIERMKHAVWVDLTSALLWLIATFATLAYWWKHRNARTVFTGRAKV; encoded by the exons ATGACTCGCTCCAGCCTCTCCATCACCTACTTCGCATTTACGGCGCTTCACTTTGTCTGTTTTGCGCTTGCAATCACCGTCTGCGGCCTCTACGGTACCGACTTGCAGCGGGCGAAGAAGTTTGACGACTATACCAACTCCAAATGG GTCTATGCCGTCGTAGTCGGTGCATTGTCGGCAGCTACATGCGCTCTCTACTTCATCCCCTTCATCATTGAGGCTGGCAGCATATTTGTTGCCTCCTGGGATGCAATCCTTTTTGTCCTGTGGATCACTCTCTTCGGTGTCTTTGGCAAG CTGTACATTCACGAGAATGCCCATGGCAACGGCAACATCGAGCGCATGAAGCACGCCGTCTGGGTCGACCTCACCAGCGCACTGCTCTGGCTGATTGCGACCTTTGCCACTCTCGCGTACTGGTGGAAGCATCGCAACGCCCGTACCGTCTTTACTGGCCGTGCCAAAGTCTAG
- a CDS encoding uncharacterized protein (EggNog:ENOG41) — MSEFAQVPTYTNVYHHKPYAAILPTRPELSTKGKHVVITGAGTGIGAAIALSFAQSGASSIALLGRTEATLLRTKQSVNATYPETAVHIVTADVANEASVRAALEEYASSAGKKLDILVANAGVFPDPGTLLESDASLWWSGYEINIRGQFNLVRAFVPLAEKNATVINVTTSVIQFPFVPGSSGYHGSKMAASKIFDYLHFENPELRVLQFHPGVVQTSMSQKSFDNGIPRPVMDDASLPGAFAVWCASAESESLRGRFLWANWDVEELKARELQGTQQLTMGLLGWP; from the exons ATGTCCGAGTTTGCCCAAGTTCCCACATACACCAACGTGTACCACCACAAACCCTATGCGGCAATCTTGCCTACTCGTCCCGAGCTCTCTACCAAGGGGAAACACGTTGTCATCACCGGTGCCGGAACCGGCATTGGAGCGGCCATAGCACTGTCGTTTGCTCAGTCTGGTGCTTCGAGCATCGCCCTGCTGGGACGTACTGAGGCCACTCTGCTTAGGACCAAGCAAAGTGTAAACGCCACATACCCTGAGACGGCCGTGCACATCGTCACAGCAGACGTTGCTAACGAGGCATCTGTGCGAGCCGCGCTTGAGGAGTACGCTTCGAGCGCTGGGAAGAAATTGGATATTCTCGTGGCCAATGCCGGGGTCTTCCCCGACCCGGGAACGCTGCTGGAATCTGATGCCTCTTTATGGTGGTCAGGATATGAAATCAACATCAGGGGACAGTTCAACCTCGTTCGAGCTTTCGTACCTCTAGCAGAGAAGAACGCAACAGTCATCAACGTGACGACTTCCGTCATCCAGTTTCCCTTTGTGCCCGGCTCCAGCGGCTACCACGGATCGAAGATGGCAGCCAGCAAGATTTTCGACTATCTTCATTTTGAGAATCCCGAGCTGAGGGTGCTGCAGTTTCACCCTGGCGTGGTGCAGACGAGCATGTCACAAAAGTCGTTTGACAATGGAATTCCGAGGCCTGTGATGGACGATG CATCTCTGCCTGGTGCATTCGCGGTTTGGTGTGCGAGTGCAGAATCAGAGAGTCTTCGGGGCAGGTTCCTGTGGGCAAATTGGGATgtcgaggagctcaaggcccGGGAACTGCAGGGCACTCAGCAGCTGACGATGGGGCTTCTTGGGTGGCCGTAG
- a CDS encoding uncharacterized protein (EggNog:ENOG41) — MPSDTLMEIKAPKACRHCHLHKRKCDKRLPSCSRCALKLYRCKYDDDRPPLEAEPVTKLRWSQPLAIQRDSCGLELTPVGERQLLWAACQSQEQYPKQTDAKSLMNLTEDIFAYGGTSAQQVWDKYFATAYSWLPILEESNINFNVLVMQESDIHKDIFALLLLCMYLLNQAPCYHPNHTSNSSLHKATRRVFSLVEASGDVFSHATKLQAGLLLTAYECGHGMTREATSTLGACFGIIRQLEHRREDVLVPVLKRCWAGIVSLDCSIVLSCADSSATLLIPTKEMLPLDAISYLDTEGLSHMETVHRFRMRARSALLVGEAIKAVYADPVSVDCVEAEKLLHDLVRKHTATKEESYSVCEGIAMALSAVASAYKKRVQRIGSTADAKLTIDIKFAYNIAFEMCRVEGSIMRRREKSLKRLCFAGLGCLYRAAVDLDEMCPEGALPEDANQLRENLEWFSGRWKVAEVLLKRLSQNALLRSKQAFSSRSF; from the exons ATGCCATCTGATACGCTGATGGAGATCAAAGCCCCTAAAGCCTGCCGGCACTGCCATCTCCACAAGCGCAAATGTGATAAGCGGTTGCCCAGTTGCTCACGATGCGCCTT AAAACTCTACAGATGCAAATATGACGACGACAGGCCGCCGCTTGAAGCAGAGCCAGTCACTAAGCTCAGGTGGAGCCAACCGCTGGCCATCCAACGAGATTCCTGCGGTCTTGAGCTCACTCCAGTAGGAGAAAGGCAACTTTTATGGGCTGCTTGCCAAAGCCAGGAGCAATATCCCAAACAAACTGACGCAAAGTCTTTGATGAACTTGACAGAGGACATCTTCGCCTATGGTGGTACTTCCGCGCAACAGGTCTGGGACAAGTACTTTGCTACGGCGTACTCTTGGCTGCCCATCCTTGAGGAGTCAAACATCAATTTCAACGTTCTGGTCATGCAAGAATCCGACATCCACAAGGATATTTTTGCACTACTATTATTATGCATGTACTTGCTGAATCAAGCCCCTTGCTACCATCCCAATCACACATCCAATAGCTCGCTTCACAAGGCGACGAGGCGGGTCTTTTCTCTGGTTGAGGCATCTGGTGATGTCTTCTCACACGCCACAAAATTGCAAGCCGGCCTGCTGCTAACTGCCTATGAATGCGGACATGGCATGACAAGAGAGGCCACATCCACGTTGGGCGCATGTTTTGGCATCATCAGGCAGCTGGAACATCGCCGAGAAGATGTCCTTGTCCCTGTTTTAAAGAGATGCTGGGCGGGTATAGTCTCTCTCGATTG TTCCATCGTGCTTTCTTGTGCTGATAGCTCTGCCACTCTCCTCATCCCGACAAAAGAAATGTTGCCGCTTGATGCAATTTCCTACCTGGATACAGAAGGACTATCGCACATGGAGACAGTACACAGGTTTCGAATGAGAGCACGCTCAGCTCTACTAGTCGGCGAAGCAATAAAAGCCGTTTATGCGGATCCAGTATCGGTAGACTGTGTCGAAGCCGAGAAACTTCTCCACGATCTTGTCCGGAAGCATACGGCTACAAAGGAGGAGTCATATTCTGTGTGCGAAGGCATTGCTATGGCCCTGAG CGCCGTTGCATCCGCTTACAAGAAGAGAGTTCAGCGCATTGGGTCTACCGCCGACGCGAAGCTCACTATCGACATTAAATTCGCCTACAACATAGCTTTTGAAATGTGTCGTGTTGAGGGCAGCATAATGAGGAGGCGAGAAAAGAGCCTCAAGAGACTGTGCTTCGCTGGACTGGGCTGCCTATACCGTGCGGCAGTAGACCTGGATGAGATGTGCCCCGAGGGTGCGTTGCCCGAAGATGCTAATCAGCTACGGGAAAATCTCGAGTGGTTTTCAGGCCGTTGGAAAGTCGCAG AGGTTTTGTTGAAGCGCCTTTCTCAAAATGCCTTGCTTCGATCCAAGCAAGCTTTCTCTTCGAGAAGTTTTTAG
- a CDS encoding uncharacterized protein (EggNog:ENOG41~TransMembrane:14 (i108-133o145-162i174-195o207-225i237-260o266-290i302-325o337-357i369-393o413-431i438-457o463-489i501-523o543-563i)) encodes MASQSQSFDDGDTISGNNSNNNIPVSGYEEKQRLPDLENNQPCHHHEPELPTEDDKCSIQGRRDEGENGGNGDLTASTSRTATERHLSLQLTPSSIPPPQSLAFEIPFIFTLCMAQLLAQAGLGQCIAPLHIIGNSFGTQDAGQLSWMPAAYSLTVGTFILIAGRLGDLFGHKIIFIIGFCWYALWSLLAGVSVWSRSIIFFDVCRAFQGMGPAFAVPSAVAIIGRTYPPGRRKSMIFSLFGATAPGGFVVGAVFSSIFAELVWWPWAYFVMAMVCALVAVAGTAVIPATPGAANVRSEVPLWNIIDVPGAAAGVTGLILINFAWNQGPVVGWPTVYVYVLLIVGFLFLGLFGWIEVHSDFPLLPTKLFSGSLGFVLACVSLGWSSFGIWLLYLWQILEQIRGHSPLEASAQFSAAAVSGACAAFTTGLILGKVRPSMVMMMAMTAFTVGGILVATMPPHQIYWAQTFVAIVVMPWGMDMSFPAATIILSEALPKEHQGLAASLVNTVINYSISIGLGIAGTVQSQISPGTTEQEILKGCRSAFYVGIGLSGLGILVATLFVLDENRRHVKERRRGGE; translated from the exons ATGGCCTCCCAGTCGCAGTCTTTCGATGACGGCGATACCATTAGTGggaacaacagcaacaacaatatcCCAGTATCAGGCTATGAAGAAAAGCAGCGGCTCCCAGATCTCGAGAACAATCAACCTTGTCATCACCATGAGCCAGAACTGCCAACTGAAGACGACAAATGTTCCATCCAGGGACGACGCGACGAGGGAGAAAATGGCGGCAACGGCGACTTAACGGCATCGACTTCACGAACCGCAACAGAGAGGCATCTCTCCCTCCAGCTCACTCCCAGCAGCATCCCGCCTCCCCAGTCTCTGGCCTTTGAGATCCCTTTCATATTTACTCTATGCATGGCTCAGCTCTTGGCTCAAGCCGGATTGGGCCAGTGCATTGCTCCGTTGCACATCATCGGAAACAGCTTTGGCACTCAGGATGCTGGCCAGCTCAGCTGGATGCCCGCTGCTTACAGTCTCACAGTTGGAActttcatcctcatcgcggGTCGCCTGGGCGATCTCTTCGGCCACaagatcatcttcatcattggCTTTTGCTGGTATGCCCTCTGGAGTCTTCTGGCCGGCGTGAGCGTCTGGTCCCgatccatcatcttcttcgatgTCTGCAGAGCCTTCCAGGGCATGGGGCCTGCCTTTGCCGTGCCTTCGGCCGTGGCCATCATCGGCCGCACGTATCCCCCCGGCAGGAGAAAGTCCATGATCTTCAGCTTGTTTGGCGCTACGGCCCCGGGAGGCTTCGTCGTTGgtgccgtcttctcttcaatcttTGCAGAGCTAGTTTGGTGGCCCTGGGCGTATTTTGTCATGGCCATGGTATGTGCTTTGGTCGCGGTTGCTGGCACTGCCGTTATCCCTGCAACCCCCGGCGCCGCAAACGTGCGATCTGAAGTGCCGCTGTGGAATATTATCGACGTCCCGGGAGCTGCTGCGGGCGTTACTGGTCTAATCCTTATCAACTTTGCCTGGAACCAAGGCCCTGTCGTTGGCTGGCCGACTGTATACGTCTATGTGCTCCTGATTGTCGGATTCCTCTTCTTGGGCCTGTTTGGTTGGATCGAGGTGCACTCGGATTTTCCTCTGCTGCCAACAAAACTGTTCAGCGGCTCCTTGGGCTTCGTCTTGGCTTGTGTAAGCCTTGGATGGTCCAGCTTTGGTATCTGGCTACTCTATCTGTGGCAGATCCTAGAGCAGATCAGAGGTCATAGTCCTCTCGAGGCCAGTGCGCAGTTCAGTGCGGCAGCCGTCTCTGGAGCATGCGCAGCTTTCACCACGGGTCTCATCCTGGGCAAGGTGAGGCCCAgcatggtgatgatgatggcgatgacggcatTCACCGTCGGAGGAATCCTGGTAGCAACGATGCCTCCCCATCAGATTTACTGGGCTCAGACATTTGTTGCGATTGTTGTCATGCCGTGGGGAAT GGACATGTCATTTCCCGCCGCCACGATTATCCTCAGCGAGGCTTTGCCGAAAGAACACCAGGGCCTTGCTGCCTCTCTCGTCAACACCGTCATCAACTactccatctccatcggCCTCGGTATCGCAGGCACGGTGCAATCTCAGATCAGCCCCGGGACCACAGAacaagaaatattaaagggCTGCAGAAGCGCATTCTACGTGGGCATTGGCCTTAGTGGGCTCGGTATTTTGGTAGCCACGTTGTTTGTCCTTGACGAAAACAGGAGACATGTCAAAGAGCGTCGCAGGGGAGGAGAgtga
- a CDS encoding uncharacterized protein (EggNog:ENOG41) — protein MPSRTSTTMKALRLLRESAAESPRLVFTQVPKPALVPNHVLVKVHASAIHPSDVGNAMGHFSYTQFPRIAGRDYAGVIEDGPEELIGQEVYGTSGHAYAFTKDGFQAEYCLIREDEVVLKPKNISFVQAATLGVPFTTAAQMVERASITESDTVLVIGANGAVGSSAVQLIRNIGARIIKATRDEGDDINTDKDVELKAVDTLTKGQGVDVVLDTVGSPILTVNALKKLAKNGRLAFISAPKSGARDISFDMRDFYRADLSLLGCNSLNPSPKEMARRLKGIKELFEAGELKVESQWTPVPIEQAAEAYEKLIKRATDEKYVVVME, from the coding sequence ATGCCATCACGTACCTCGACAACGATGAAGGCTCTTCGCCTCCTTCGCGAATCTGCTGCGGAGTCTCCTCGTTTGGTATTCACCCAGGTTCCAAAACCAGCTCTTGTTCCGAACCATGTGTTGGTCAAAGTTCACGCCTCGGCTATCCATCCTAGCGACGTCGGCAACGCTATGGGCCACTTTTCATACACTCAATTCCCCCGAATCGCCGGGAGAGACTATGCAGGCGTCATCGAAGATGGCCCCGAGGAGCTTATCGGACAGGAGGTGTATGGCACCAGCGGACACGCATATGCCTTTACAAAGGACGGGTTTCAGGCAGAATACTGTCTCATTCGCGAGGATGAGGTTGTGCTGAAGCCGAAAAACATTTCCTTTGTCCAGGCGGCAACACTGGGCGTTCCCTTCACGACGGCTGCGCAGATGGTGGAGAGGGCATCCATCACAGAATCCGACACCGTTCTCGTAATAGGGGCCAACGGTGCGGTTGGGTCTTCTGCCGTCCAACTCATTAGAAACATTGGCGCGCGTATCATCAAGGCCACACGCGACGAAGGAGATGATATCAACACCGACAAGGATGTTGAGCTAAAGGCCGTGGACACGCTGACCAAAGGCCAAGGAGTCGACGTTGTCCTTGACACCGTAGGATCGCCCATCTTGACAGTTAACGCgctcaagaagctggcaaagAACGGCCGCCTTGCTTTCATCTCAGCACCCAAGTCCGGCGCGAGGGACATTAGTTTCGACATGCGGGACTTTTACCGCGCGGACTTGAGCTTGTTGGGATGCAACTCGCTGAATCCATCGCCCAAGGAGATGGCCCGACGGCTCAAAGGTATCAAGGAGCTGTTTGAGGCTGGGGAGCTGAAAGTTGAGAGCCAGTGGACGCCCGTGCCAATTGAGCAGGCAGCGGAGGCGTATGAAAAGTTGATTAAGCGAGCGACTGATGAGAAGTATGTTGTTGTCATGGAGTAG
- a CDS encoding uncharacterized protein (TransMembrane:1 (o205-224i)~EggNog:ENOG41) — protein sequence MEPVAELPRPKGRQRAKKACTECRRRKRKCDGHSPCLMCSQYDYVCRYEEEPALSHSLPKRPFEADAKRGDASNAFRVSSPSPEDTSRQDPKTPTTPVSPLNRGVIEPAKRRYMSQSSAVAFPNQLGVELKSPHPPRLHSFGWNCGIRPEEQGSVHTPLTEFVSWEECRRYAEVYFATVDAPFHLFDKAKFLLQCDAFFSGQNQHLVLGAVIGAVVALGSLFSFRQGHALESEIVKHVKDVLEDSSFSRLPSIDQVNAWILRTLYLRATTRPHLTWLASCNVMHLVEAVGLHRDIDSDLVTQTIEAPAVEDESHKRTFWVAWSVNTMIAYEYGRSKIHFDGVDSRLVPFADESDSGLQVRMARALPSEGSGGDVVSVSRSLENAIRKLSELGDIKGFPALARGDLCFCLYRRLRLLKISISRDTVSHILTIGHTAVEAASEFAQQEVPWWNVLGTTFQFFCVLLAIDNYESLAQVSWVHAKLREVYQKFETRMGLEALEAAATLRKALLAKKQQEINLLTPEDQVFAPFPEREFTPDWDVVLNPYYTTGTFNFTEFGV from the coding sequence ATGGAGCCCGTTGCTGAGCTCCCGCGCCCCAAGGGCCGGCAACGCGCCAAAAAGGCTTGCACCGAATGTCGTCGCCGCAAGCGCAAGTGTGACGGCCACTCGCCCTGTCTCATGTGCTCGCAGTACGACTACGTCTGCCGCTACGAGGAAGAGCCGGCCCTCTCCCACAGCCTTCCAAAGCGGCCCTTTGAGGCAGACGCAAAGCGCGGCGATGCCTCCAACGCCTTCCGGGTCTCGTCGCCCTCGCCTGAAGACACCAGCCGGCAGGATCCGAAGACCCCCACAACGCCCGTGTCGCCTCTGAATCGCGGCGTCATCGAGCCGGCCAAGCGCCGGTACATGAGCCAGAGCTCGGCCGTGGCCTTTCCCAACCAGCTGGGCGTCGAGCTCAAGTCGCCGCATCCTCCTCGCCTTCACTCCTTTGGCTGGAACTGCGGCATCCGGCCTGAGGAGCAAGGGTCTGTCCACACGCCCCTGACCGAGTTCGTCTCCTGGGAGGAGTGCCGGCGCTATGCAGAGGTCTACTTTGCTACCGTGGACGCGCCCTTTCACCTCTTTGACAAGGCCAAGTTTCTCCTGCAGTGCGATGCCTTTTTCAGCGGGCAGAACCAACATCTCGTCCTTGGAGCCGTGATTGGCGCCGTCGTTGCTCTcggctctctcttttccttccgCCAAGGGCACGCTCTTGAATCCGAGATTGTCAAGCATGTGAAAGACGTCCTTGAAGACTCATCCTTCAGCCGTCTCCCCTCCATAGACCAGGTCAATGCCTGGATTCTACGGACCCTCTATCTCCGCGCAACCACACGACCGCATCTCACTTGGCTTGCGTCTTGCAACGTCATGCATCTGGTGGAAGCTGTTGGTCTTCACCGTGACATTGACTCTGATCTTGTCACTCAAACTATTGAGGCTCCGGCTGTAGAGGACGAAAGCCACAAGAGAACCTTTTGGGTTGCCTGGTCCGTCAACACAATGATCGCCTACGAGTACGGCCGCTCAAAGATTCACTTTGACGGCGTCGACTCTCGTCTGGTCCCATTCGCTGACGAGAGCGATTCGGGCCTCCAGGTTCGCATGGCCAGAGCCTTGCCAAGCGAGGGCTCCGGTGGCGATGTTGTAAGCGTCAGTAGGTCGCTTGAAAATGCCATTCGAAAGCTCAGCGAATTGGGAGACATCAAGGGCTTTCCGGCTCTGGCCCGAGGCGATCTCTGCTTCTGTCTCTACCGGCGTCTGCGCCTTCTCAagatcagcatcagcagagATACAGTGTCCCATATTCTGACCATTGGCCATACTGCCGTTGAAGCAGCCTCTGAGTTTGCACAGCAGGAGGTCCCCTGGTGGAATGTGCTTGGCACAACTTTCCAATTCTTCTGCGTTCTCCTCGCCATTGACAACTACGAGAGTCTGGCTCAGGTTTCGTGGGTTCACGCCAAGCTTCGAGAGGTATATCAGAAATTCGAGACGCGCATGGGCTTGGAAGCACTCGAGGCGGCCGCGACTTTGAGAAAGGCCCTcttggccaagaagcagcaggagatCAACTTGTTGACGCCGGAAGACCAAGTCTTTGCTCCCTTCCCAGAGAGGGAGTTTACCCCGGATTGGGATGTTGTGCTGAATCCATACTACACCACTGGGACCTTTAACTTTACGGAGTTTGGAGTTTGA
- a CDS encoding uncharacterized protein (EggNog:ENOG41), translating to MPSSRQTESCYQSGSHRSSGRSSYSSPPSRPMYASSGRPQLWQCCKCSGGWYNYDINASCPMCHAWRCDNCRYSMS from the exons ATGCCTTCAAGCCGACA GACCGAATCCTGCTACCAGTCCGGCAGCCACAGGAGCTCCGGACGAAGCTCGTACAGCTCACCGCCGTCTCGACCAATGTACGCCTCATCCGGAAGGCCGCAGCTGTGGCAATGT TGCAAATGCTCTGGCGGATGGTACAACTACGACATCAACGCTTCTTGCCCAATGTGCCACGCCTGGCGCTGCGACAACTGCCGCTACTCCATGTCATAG
- a CDS encoding uncharacterized protein (SECRETED:SignalP(1-23)~EggNog:ENOG41), with product MASIAKALAVLALSLGFSLRVSATGSHGGNLDFYSDDKCQDRIQAEVAPIPLDVCMPASPLGSLSRSFRVSQKPYCADGTTRPSLLFFQDCACTDGIANYIPDALYGDYGNGSCNALWGGEYLMFALSCGEFKAPVRSVISFAATFPAPSPTTTKPVGCPPLGSGTSEATATASPGDGNGKGGATAVAGGTTAAPTVDGSSSDGLPFLPTLTGAIPKTGHATSASSQTAAAATTTTSSAAIGRYDEVGMIHWTGLTAVFGVVSFLTL from the coding sequence ATGGCTTCAATCGCCAAGGCTCTTGCCGTCTTGGCCCTCAGCCTTGGCTTCAGCCTCCGCGTATCCGCTACAGGCTCCCACGGCGGTAATCTCGATTTCTACTCTGACGACAAGTGCCAAGACCGCATCCAGGCCGAAGTTGCGCCCATCCCACTCGACGTCTGCATGCCAGCCTCGCCGCTGGGCTCCTTATCGAGGAGCTTCCGCGTTTCCCAGAAGCCTTATTGTGCCGACGGCACCACCAGACcgtcgctgctcttcttccaggaCTGCGCCTGCACGGACGGCATCGCAAACTACATCCCCGACGCCCTCTACGGCGACTACGGCAACGGCTCGTGCAATGCGCTCTGGGGCGGCGAGTATCTCATGTTTGCGCTGTCGTGCGGCGAGTTCAAGGCCCCCGTGCGGTCTGTGATTTCCTTTGCGGCGACGTTTCCCGCTCCATCGCCGACTACGACAAAGCCGGTTGGGTGTCCCCCATTGGGTAGCGGGACGTCTGAAGCTACAGCTACAGCTTCTCCTGGCGATGGTAATGGTAAAGGTGGTGCAACGGCAGTTGCTGGAGGTACGACAGCAGCACCGACAGTGGATGGAAGTTCCTCTGATGgtcttccctttcttcctACGCTGACGGGGGCGATACCTAAAACTGGTCACGCTACGAGCGCAAGTTCGCAAACAGCTGcagcggcgacgacgacgacttcATCTGCCGCCATTGGGCGATACGACGAGGTAGGCATGATACATTGGACGGGCTTGACGGCTGTCTTTGGTGTCGTTTCGTTTCTAACTCTATAA